In the Candidatus Rhodoblastus alkanivorans genome, one interval contains:
- a CDS encoding 4Fe-4S dicluster domain-containing protein: protein MSYKIIASQCTGCSLCEFECPNAAISMKGDTFVIDPKKCTECEGHFDHAKCDEVCPVPGTCVKA from the coding sequence ATGAGCTACAAGATCATCGCTTCGCAGTGCACGGGCTGCAGCCTTTGCGAATTCGAATGCCCCAACGCCGCGATCTCGATGAAGGGCGACACTTTCGTGATCGACCCCAAGAAATGCACCGAATGCGAAGGTCATTTCGACCATGCGAAGTGCGACGAGGTCTGCCCGGTTCCCGGGACCTGCGTGAAAGCCTGA
- a CDS encoding DegT/DnrJ/EryC1/StrS family aminotransferase, with protein sequence MTEPAYEPDEIEDEDVESVRIPLSDPDMTMDELQAVDSVLRTSRVSNGATVAEFEAAFAAYLGRRYAIAVPSGTIGLFLILMAKGIGPGDEVIAPSFSFRETAQAIAAIGATPVFADIDYWSGAMVAPKAEAKITPKTRAILAANPNGHPADWSSLRELADKAGLMLIEDSSEAIGSKYKDQLVGTFGDASVFDFAQPMPLTCGEGGMIVTDDPDLAMAIKRRRAHAPEERGSVAVTTAPALQLQMSDITAALGLAQLRRLEEILEKRLTIEHLYNKYVQSFEGIKPPYVAPDVTEVHWFLYVVHLGTRFSKSSRDAIVDDLATEHVEATGYCNPLHLQRFYVDRGWRRGDLFVTEKVADRAVALPYHCHLTEGQIEFIVATMKDASINVGAGAAIY encoded by the coding sequence ATGACAGAGCCGGCTTACGAGCCCGACGAGATCGAGGACGAGGACGTCGAGTCGGTCCGCATTCCTCTGTCCGACCCGGACATGACGATGGATGAGTTGCAGGCGGTCGATTCCGTCCTGCGCACGTCGCGCGTTTCCAACGGCGCAACGGTCGCCGAATTCGAGGCGGCGTTCGCGGCTTATCTCGGCCGGCGTTACGCGATCGCGGTTCCGAGCGGAACGATCGGGCTCTTTCTCATTCTGATGGCCAAGGGAATTGGGCCCGGCGACGAGGTGATCGCGCCGAGCTTTTCCTTTCGCGAGACGGCGCAGGCCATCGCCGCCATCGGCGCCACGCCGGTCTTCGCCGATATCGATTACTGGTCCGGCGCGATGGTCGCGCCAAAGGCGGAAGCGAAGATTACGCCGAAAACGCGGGCGATTCTCGCCGCCAATCCCAACGGCCATCCGGCGGATTGGTCGAGCCTGCGCGAACTCGCCGACAAGGCCGGGCTGATGCTGATCGAGGATTCGAGCGAGGCGATCGGCTCGAAATACAAGGACCAATTGGTCGGGACATTCGGCGACGCTTCGGTTTTCGATTTCGCCCAGCCCATGCCGCTGACCTGCGGCGAGGGCGGCATGATCGTCACCGACGATCCGGACCTCGCCATGGCGATCAAGCGCCGCCGCGCCCATGCCCCGGAAGAGCGCGGATCGGTCGCGGTGACGACCGCGCCGGCGCTGCAATTGCAGATGAGCGACATCACCGCGGCGCTCGGCCTCGCGCAATTGCGGCGGCTGGAGGAGATCCTCGAAAAGCGGCTGACGATCGAGCATCTCTACAACAAATATGTTCAGTCGTTCGAGGGGATCAAGCCGCCCTATGTCGCGCCGGACGTGACCGAGGTTCATTGGTTCCTCTATGTCGTCCATCTCGGCACGCGCTTCTCCAAGTCAAGCCGCGACGCCATAGTGGACGATCTCGCGACCGAGCACGTCGAGGCGACGGGCTATTGCAATCCATTGCATCTCCAGCGGTTCTACGTCGATCGGGGCTGGCGGCGCGGGGATCTCTTCGTCACCGAAAAGGTCGCGGACCGTGCGGTGGCCTTGCCTTACCACTGCCATCTTACCGAAGGGCAGATCGAATTCATCGTCGCGACCATGAAGGACGCGTCGATCAATGTGGGAGCCGGCGCGGCGATTTATTGA
- a CDS encoding nitrogen fixation protein NifZ has product MSNIVRDSEVVELDKPAYFTFGDKVLAKRTVRNDGTYAGKEIGEILCRKGEVGYVVSIGTFLQQFYIYGVEFTDTGHRVGMKRKELELAVPRDEIGDIPLPAELPA; this is encoded by the coding sequence ATGAGCAATATCGTTCGCGACAGCGAAGTGGTCGAGCTGGATAAGCCAGCCTATTTCACCTTCGGCGACAAGGTTCTGGCCAAGCGCACGGTCCGCAACGACGGCACTTATGCGGGCAAGGAAATCGGCGAGATTCTTTGCCGCAAAGGCGAGGTCGGCTACGTCGTCAGCATCGGCACGTTCCTGCAGCAATTCTATATCTATGGCGTCGAATTCACGGACACCGGCCATCGCGTCGGCATGAAGCGCAAGGAACTGGAGCTGGCCGTTCCGCGCGACGAAATCGGCGATATCCCCTTGCCAGCGGAGTTGCCCGCATGA
- a CDS encoding nitrogen fixation protein NifZ — protein MIDPRVPKYQWGQRVRCLIDLVNDGSYPNAPEDALLAAAGAVGEIVQVGSHVDSNTPVYIVEFEEKYVIGCVEEEIELA, from the coding sequence ATGATCGACCCGCGTGTGCCGAAATATCAATGGGGCCAGCGCGTGCGCTGCCTGATCGATCTAGTGAACGACGGCTCCTATCCCAACGCGCCCGAGGACGCTCTTCTGGCGGCCGCCGGCGCCGTCGGCGAGATCGTCCAGGTCGGCTCGCATGTCGATTCCAACACGCCCGTATATATTGTTGAATTTGAAGAGAAATATGTGATCGGCTGCGTCGAGGAAGAAATCGAGCTGGCGTGA
- a CDS encoding HesB/IscA family protein yields MNFEITPKAAKFMRMMVMADGGQGAGFRLSVSPGGCSGLAADISVKPEPEPGDAVVAHSGLKLFLPAESRLLLQGVTIDFAETPTSTGLVFYDPKAPATCGSNAG; encoded by the coding sequence ATGAATTTCGAAATTACCCCCAAGGCCGCGAAATTCATGCGGATGATGGTGATGGCGGATGGTGGTCAGGGAGCTGGCTTCCGGCTCTCTGTCAGTCCTGGCGGATGTTCGGGACTCGCAGCGGATATTTCCGTGAAGCCCGAGCCCGAGCCCGGCGACGCGGTGGTCGCGCATTCCGGCCTGAAGCTCTTCCTGCCGGCGGAAAGCCGCCTGCTGCTGCAAGGCGTCACGATCGACTTCGCCGAGACTCCGACCAGCACCGGCCTGGTGTTTTACGACCCCAAGGCCCCGGCGACCTGCGGCAGCAATGCGGGCTAG
- a CDS encoding DUF6129 family protein, which produces MAIQAEELQEIETLLTGAEADGSVLAALRLKFPHLKWSRCDASDVLEEPYRSFPAYDLHLMDASNHCVAVVADPAAASGAILATRSVTR; this is translated from the coding sequence ATGGCGATCCAGGCGGAAGAATTGCAGGAAATCGAAACGCTGCTGACTGGCGCGGAAGCCGACGGTTCGGTTCTCGCCGCGCTGCGGCTGAAATTCCCGCATCTCAAATGGTCGCGCTGCGACGCCTCCGACGTGCTCGAGGAGCCCTATCGCTCCTTTCCCGCCTATGACCTTCATCTGATGGACGCGAGCAATCATTGCGTGGCGGTCGTCGCCGATCCGGCGGCCGCCAGCGGCGCCATTCTCGCGACGCGGAGCGTCACAAGATGA
- a CDS encoding 4Fe-4S binding protein, with the protein MAYRIVSSQCTSCSACEAECPNEAISEKGGTFIIDPAKCTECIGHFDTPQCVAVCPVDETCVVDKNYPRYQAP; encoded by the coding sequence ATGGCGTATAGAATCGTCTCGTCGCAATGCACGAGTTGCTCGGCCTGCGAGGCGGAATGTCCGAACGAGGCCATTTCGGAGAAGGGTGGAACCTTCATCATCGATCCGGCGAAATGCACCGAATGCATCGGCCATTTCGACACGCCGCAATGTGTCGCGGTTTGTCCGGTCGATGAAACCTGCGTCGTCGACAAGAATTATCCCCGTTATCAGGCTCCGTGA
- the gcvPA gene encoding aminomethyl-transferring glycine dehydrogenase subunit GcvPA yields the protein MRYLPLSLQERDDMLLRIGAAAIDDLYADAPRDALLKGPLDLPLRKTEPEVERRLAALAAKNVAAGAAPFFVGAGAYKHHVPATVDHLIQRSEFLTAYTPYQPEISQGTLQVLFEFQTQVANLTGMEVANASMYDGSTATAEAILMAHRVTRRRKALLSGGLHPHYAETARTLSDMAEDEIAILPPDPRASEDLIGALDSGLSCVVVQNPDFFGNLRDLTPLAEACRAKGVLLVVVVTEILSLGLVEAPGTMGADIVVGEGQSIGNGLNFGGPYLGLFATREKYLRQTPGRLCGQTVDADGRRGFVLTLSTREQHIRREKATSNICTNSGLCALAFSIHMAMLGETGLKQLALINHANAVSLAEALEKTSGVEVLNRSFFNEFTLRVKGSAAQVVEGMAERGVLAGVPVSRLLPKAGLDDLLLVASSEVNTDEDRAAFVTALTEELRA from the coding sequence CGGCGCGGCGGCCATCGACGACCTCTATGCCGACGCGCCGCGCGACGCCCTGCTGAAAGGGCCGCTCGACCTGCCTTTGCGCAAGACGGAGCCGGAGGTCGAGCGCCGGCTGGCGGCGCTGGCCGCGAAAAATGTCGCCGCGGGCGCCGCTCCCTTCTTCGTCGGGGCCGGCGCCTATAAGCACCATGTGCCGGCGACGGTCGATCATCTGATCCAGCGCTCGGAATTCCTGACCGCCTATACGCCCTACCAGCCGGAAATTTCCCAGGGCACGCTGCAGGTCCTGTTCGAATTCCAGACCCAGGTCGCCAATCTCACCGGCATGGAGGTCGCCAACGCCTCGATGTATGACGGCTCGACCGCGACCGCCGAGGCGATTTTGATGGCGCATCGCGTGACGCGCCGCCGCAAGGCCCTGCTTTCGGGCGGGCTGCACCCGCATTATGCCGAAACCGCGCGCACCCTCTCGGACATGGCGGAGGACGAGATCGCGATCCTGCCGCCGGACCCGCGCGCTTCGGAAGATCTGATCGGCGCGCTTGACAGCGGCCTGTCCTGCGTCGTCGTCCAAAACCCCGACTTCTTCGGCAATCTGCGCGATCTTACGCCGCTGGCGGAGGCCTGCCGGGCCAAGGGCGTGCTGCTGGTCGTCGTGGTGACCGAAATCCTCTCGCTCGGCCTCGTCGAAGCGCCCGGGACCATGGGCGCCGACATCGTCGTCGGCGAGGGCCAGTCGATCGGCAACGGCCTCAATTTCGGCGGTCCCTATCTCGGCCTCTTCGCGACCAGGGAAAAATATCTGCGCCAGACGCCGGGCCGGCTGTGCGGCCAGACCGTGGACGCCGACGGGCGGCGCGGCTTCGTCCTGACGCTCTCGACCCGCGAGCAGCATATCCGCCGCGAGAAGGCGACCTCGAACATCTGCACCAATTCCGGCCTGTGCGCCCTCGCCTTCTCGATCCATATGGCCATGCTCGGCGAAACGGGATTGAAGCAGCTGGCGCTGATCAACCACGCCAACGCCGTGTCCTTGGCGGAGGCGCTGGAGAAGACCTCCGGCGTCGAAGTGCTGAACCGCAGCTTCTTCAACGAATTCACATTGCGGGTGAAAGGCTCGGCGGCGCAAGTTGTCGAAGGCATGGCGGAGCGCGGCGTGCTCGCCGGCGTCCCGGTCTCGCGTCTGCTGCCCAAGGCCGGCCTCGACGATCTGCTGCTCGTCGCTTCGAGCGAAGTCAACACCGACGAGGATCGCGCCGCCTTTGTCACGGCGCTCACGGAGGAGCTGCGCGCATGA
- the nifT gene encoding putative nitrogen fixation protein NifT, translated as MKVMIRRSEDTGLSIYVPKKDLEEPIVESEFETLWGGWIKIANGWVLELPEMAADTRLPITVNAKKRGEED; from the coding sequence ATGAAGGTCATGATCCGACGCTCCGAGGATACCGGGCTCTCGATCTATGTTCCGAAGAAGGACCTCGAAGAGCCGATCGTCGAGTCGGAGTTCGAGACCCTCTGGGGCGGCTGGATCAAAATCGCCAACGGCTGGGTGCTCGAACTTCCCGAAATGGCGGCGGACACCCGCCTGCCGATCACCGTCAACGCCAAGAAGCGCGGCGAGGAGGATTGA
- the gcvPB gene encoding aminomethyl-transferring glycine dehydrogenase subunit GcvPB — protein MNSEGRPTQPQIATPLAPQTFTGARALQIHEALIFDTGRLDFTGVDLDPPKPFTPRLGGLERKSEIGLPGLSEPETMRHYVRLSQKNYAIDMGPYPLGSCTMKHNPRLNEKMARLPGFADIHPLQPVSTVQGALALMEELADWLLKLTNMDAVALTPKAGAHGEMCGMMAIKAAISARGEAETRKVVLAPESAHGTNPATAAALGFSVRAVPAGADGLVHPEAVAAALGPDVAAIMLTNPNTCGLFERDIVEIARLVHEAGAYFYCDGANFNAIVGKVRPGDLGVDAMHINLHKTFSTPHGGGGPGAGPVVLSSRLAPFAPVPFLKREGDRLTLVEETEGTQSFGRMAAFHGQMGMFVRALAYMLSHGADGLAKASEDAVLAANYVRVCLNDLFSSPFGDRICMHEVLFDDRWLKDTGITTLDFAKAMIDEGIHPMTVYFPLVVHGAMLIEPTESESIVSLTLFIATLRDLAIRALRGETERFLGAPYYAPRKRLDETAAARKPVLRWTPPEPIED, from the coding sequence ATGAACAGCGAAGGCCGCCCCACCCAGCCGCAGATCGCGACGCCCCTCGCGCCGCAAACCTTTACCGGCGCGCGGGCGCTGCAGATTCACGAAGCCCTCATTTTCGACACCGGCCGCCTCGATTTCACCGGCGTCGATCTGGATCCGCCAAAGCCCTTCACGCCGCGCCTCGGCGGGCTGGAGCGCAAGAGCGAGATCGGCCTTCCCGGCCTGTCCGAGCCGGAAACGATGCGCCATTATGTCCGGCTGTCGCAGAAGAATTACGCCATCGACATGGGGCCCTATCCGCTCGGCTCCTGCACGATGAAGCACAATCCGCGCCTCAACGAGAAAATGGCTCGCCTGCCCGGCTTTGCCGACATCCATCCGCTGCAGCCGGTCTCCACCGTCCAGGGCGCGCTGGCGCTGATGGAGGAACTGGCCGACTGGCTGCTGAAGCTGACCAATATGGACGCCGTGGCGCTGACGCCGAAGGCCGGGGCGCATGGCGAAATGTGCGGCATGATGGCGATCAAGGCCGCGATTTCCGCGCGCGGGGAGGCGGAGACGCGCAAGGTCGTGCTGGCGCCCGAATCCGCCCATGGCACCAACCCCGCGACCGCCGCCGCGCTCGGCTTTTCCGTGCGCGCCGTACCCGCCGGGGCGGACGGGCTCGTCCATCCCGAAGCTGTCGCCGCCGCGCTCGGACCGGACGTCGCGGCGATCATGCTCACCAACCCCAACACCTGCGGGCTGTTCGAGCGCGACATCGTCGAGATCGCCCGTCTCGTCCACGAGGCCGGGGCCTATTTTTACTGCGACGGCGCCAATTTCAACGCCATCGTCGGCAAGGTGCGGCCCGGCGACCTCGGCGTGGACGCAATGCATATCAATCTGCACAAGACCTTTTCGACGCCGCATGGCGGCGGCGGGCCCGGCGCCGGCCCGGTAGTGCTGTCGAGCCGGCTCGCGCCTTTCGCTCCCGTTCCCTTCCTCAAGCGCGAAGGCGACAGGCTGACGCTCGTCGAAGAGACGGAGGGAACCCAATCTTTCGGTCGCATGGCCGCCTTCCACGGCCAGATGGGCATGTTCGTGCGCGCGCTGGCCTATATGCTGTCCCACGGCGCCGACGGCCTCGCCAAGGCCTCGGAGGACGCGGTGCTCGCCGCCAATTATGTCCGGGTCTGCCTGAACGACCTGTTCTCATCGCCCTTCGGCGACCGCATCTGCATGCACGAGGTCCTGTTCGACGACCGCTGGCTCAAGGACACCGGAATCACCACGCTCGATTTCGCCAAGGCGATGATCGACGAGGGCATCCATCCGATGACGGTCTATTTCCCGCTCGTGGTCCATGGCGCCATGCTGATCGAGCCGACTGAATCGGAATCGATCGTCTCCCTGACGCTCTTCATCGCCACCTTGCGCGATCTAGCCATCCGGGCGCTGCGTGGCGAGACCGAGCGCTTCCTCGGCGCCCCTTATTACGCCCCGCGCAAGAGGCTCGACGAGACGGCCGCCGCGCGCAAGCCGGTCCTGCGCTGGACCCCGCCCGAACCGATCGAGGATTGA
- a CDS encoding 2Fe-2S iron-sulfur cluster-binding protein, whose product MSLVTLAPSGKSVEVGEGTTLLAAILQADPDFPHKCDGNAQCGSCHIFVLEGRKGVTKTTREENEKLDAIVGVGSKSRLACQVKVLGTENIKVEILSFV is encoded by the coding sequence ATGTCTTTGGTTACCTTGGCGCCTTCGGGAAAGTCAGTTGAAGTTGGTGAGGGAACGACCCTGCTGGCGGCAATCCTTCAGGCCGATCCCGACTTTCCGCATAAATGCGACGGCAACGCCCAATGCGGCTCCTGCCACATCTTCGTACTCGAAGGCCGCAAAGGAGTGACCAAGACCACCCGCGAGGAAAACGAAAAGCTCGACGCGATCGTCGGCGTCGGCTCCAAGTCGCGTCTCGCCTGCCAGGTGAAGGTGCTCGGCACGGAAAACATCAAGGTCGAAATTCTGAGCTTCGTCTGA
- a CDS encoding SIR2 family NAD-dependent protein deacylase, whose protein sequence is MNAAILDQDLMPPQEAEKLVATLSGRLRAGEIIPYVGPGLAALSTPSVPLTPEDLAAFFGTKVALPRRAKGNAWAAGQHIESFKHRSTVTALMAEAFSAPVAPTPLHAFLASLPLPLIVDTWYDGAFRAALETRDDWGEIQGNTRAGVGEDRWYRFYDAKENEASRDDAEGWKTILYKPHGGVQPAKNFLISDADYVEVLTEIDIQTPIPDVVKNRRAERSFLFLGCRFHDQMLRTYARQISKRSAAPHYAVVDRDQMTANERRFFASEGIVPIALPLARVCDLLVTA, encoded by the coding sequence ATGAACGCGGCGATCCTCGATCAGGACCTGATGCCGCCGCAGGAAGCGGAAAAGCTCGTCGCGACCCTTTCGGGCCGCCTGCGCGCCGGCGAAATCATTCCCTATGTCGGACCGGGCCTTGCGGCTTTGTCGACGCCTTCCGTCCCGCTGACGCCGGAGGATCTCGCCGCCTTCTTCGGAACCAAGGTGGCGCTGCCGCGCCGCGCCAAGGGCAACGCCTGGGCCGCCGGCCAGCATATCGAAAGTTTCAAGCATCGCTCGACCGTGACCGCGCTCATGGCGGAGGCTTTTTCCGCGCCGGTCGCGCCGACTCCCTTGCATGCTTTTCTCGCTTCGCTGCCGCTGCCGCTGATCGTGGATACATGGTATGATGGCGCTTTCCGCGCGGCGTTGGAAACGCGAGACGACTGGGGCGAAATCCAGGGCAATACCCGCGCCGGCGTCGGCGAGGATCGCTGGTATCGCTTCTATGACGCCAAGGAAAACGAGGCGAGCCGCGACGACGCCGAGGGCTGGAAGACAATCCTCTACAAGCCGCATGGCGGCGTTCAGCCGGCAAAGAATTTTTTGATCTCCGACGCCGATTATGTCGAGGTTCTCACCGAAATCGACATTCAGACCCCCATCCCGGACGTGGTCAAGAACCGCCGCGCCGAGCGCAGTTTCCTGTTCCTGGGCTGTCGGTTCCACGACCAGATGCTGCGCACCTACGCGCGCCAGATCAGCAAACGTTCCGCGGCGCCGCATTACGCCGTGGTCGATCGCGACCAGATGACGGCGAACGAGCGCCGCTTCTTCGCTTCGGAAGGCATCGTGCCGATCGCGCTGCCTCTGGCCCGCGTCTGCGATCTTCTCGTCACGGCGTGA
- the nifB gene encoding nitrogenase cofactor biosynthesis protein NifB — protein sequence MDAVMQQVAEHKGCGTSGGSGKASCGSGAGENDLPPEIWDKVKNHPCYSEEAHHHYARMHVAVAPACNIQCNYCNRKYDCANESRPGVVSEKLSPEQAAKKVLAVASTIPQMTVLGIAGPGDPLANPAKTFKTFELISKTAPDIKLCLSTNGLALPDHVDTIAKYNVDHVTITINMVDPEVGAKIYPWIFWKHKRVEGIEAARILTERQMQGLEMLTERGILCKVNSVMIPGVNDKHLVEVNKAVKSRGAFLHNIMPLISAPEHGTVFGLTGQRGPSAQELKALQDSCEGEMNMMRHCRQCRADAVGLLGEDRSEEFTTDKIMAMEVNYDLESRKAYQAAVELERVAKVEAKKEELETLAGVASDIKILTAVATKGSGLINEHFGHAKEFQIYELSTSGAKFVGHRRVDLYCQGGFGDEDSLETVIRAINDCHAVFVAKIGGCPKGDLAKAGIEAVDEYAHEFIEKSAIAWFKAYLEKVKSGEIVHEERGDAVIRQGALIATAAAAE from the coding sequence ATGGACGCTGTCATGCAGCAGGTTGCCGAGCACAAGGGCTGCGGCACTTCGGGCGGCAGCGGCAAGGCGAGCTGCGGCTCGGGCGCGGGCGAGAACGACCTGCCTCCGGAAATCTGGGACAAGGTCAAGAACCATCCCTGCTACAGCGAAGAAGCGCATCACCATTACGCGCGCATGCATGTCGCGGTCGCGCCGGCCTGCAACATCCAGTGCAACTATTGCAACCGCAAATACGATTGCGCCAATGAATCGCGTCCGGGCGTCGTTTCCGAGAAGCTGTCGCCGGAACAGGCCGCGAAGAAGGTCCTGGCGGTCGCCTCGACCATTCCGCAGATGACGGTGCTCGGCATCGCCGGCCCGGGCGACCCGCTCGCCAATCCGGCCAAGACCTTCAAGACCTTCGAGCTGATCTCGAAGACGGCGCCGGACATCAAGCTGTGCCTCTCGACCAATGGTCTGGCGCTGCCCGATCACGTCGACACCATCGCGAAATATAACGTCGATCACGTCACGATCACCATCAACATGGTCGATCCGGAAGTCGGCGCGAAGATCTATCCGTGGATCTTCTGGAAACACAAGCGGGTCGAGGGCATCGAGGCGGCCCGCATACTCACCGAGCGCCAGATGCAAGGGCTCGAAATGCTGACCGAGCGCGGCATTCTGTGCAAGGTCAATTCGGTGATGATCCCCGGCGTCAACGACAAGCATCTTGTCGAGGTCAACAAGGCGGTCAAATCCCGCGGCGCCTTCCTGCACAACATCATGCCGCTGATCTCGGCGCCTGAGCATGGCACGGTGTTCGGCCTCACTGGTCAACGCGGCCCGTCCGCCCAGGAACTGAAGGCGCTGCAGGACTCCTGCGAAGGCGAAATGAACATGATGCGGCATTGCCGCCAGTGTCGCGCCGACGCCGTGGGTCTGCTGGGCGAGGATCGGTCGGAGGAATTCACCACCGACAAGATCATGGCGATGGAGGTCAATTACGATCTCGAAAGCCGCAAGGCCTATCAGGCTGCGGTCGAACTGGAGCGCGTCGCCAAGGTCGAGGCCAAGAAGGAAGAGCTTGAGACGCTCGCCGGCGTCGCCAGCGACATCAAGATCCTGACCGCCGTCGCGACCAAGGGCTCGGGCCTCATCAACGAGCATTTCGGCCACGCCAAGGAGTTCCAGATCTACGAACTCTCGACCTCGGGCGCGAAATTCGTCGGGCATCGCCGCGTCGACCTCTATTGCCAGGGCGGTTTCGGCGACGAGGACTCGCTCGAAACCGTGATCCGCGCGATCAACGATTGCCATGCGGTGTTTGTCGCCAAGATCGGCGGCTGCCCGAAGGGCGATCTCGCCAAGGCCGGCATCGAGGCCGTGGACGAATATGCCCACGAGTTCATCGAGAAATCGGCGATCGCCTGGTTCAAGGCCTATCTGGAAAAGGTCAAGAGCGGCGAAATCGTCCATGAGGAGCGCGGCGACGCCGTGATCCGTCAGGGCGCGCTGATCGCGACCGCCGCCGCCGCCGAGTGA
- a CDS encoding 4Fe4S-binding leucine-rich repeat protein yields the protein MNDDIEETIDWQGSEVDCASCAHCDMLASGKCRLSHACVNDRYARRIDRFFNWNPGLANQYVSHPHFEVRAIAAKHAAVFLLPPLLDDPEETVRWNAARRLPKKHILKLRDDPHREVRIRIVTLLDDSDLVPMLQDRDYYVRLSVARRLAPELLEWMLHDEEAEVRRVVAQRIPPDWLMRMAGDPEPRVRLEIVQRLPAEKLGEMRGDSDWRIRHEVASRIAPEEIGSLIADEDELVRETACARASGGERRRKEGPL from the coding sequence ATGAATGACGACATCGAAGAGACCATCGACTGGCAGGGCAGTGAGGTCGATTGTGCGTCCTGTGCGCATTGCGACATGCTGGCGAGCGGCAAATGTCGGCTTTCGCACGCCTGCGTGAACGACCGTTACGCGCGGCGCATCGACCGTTTCTTCAACTGGAATCCCGGTCTCGCCAATCAATATGTGAGCCATCCCCATTTCGAGGTGCGCGCGATCGCGGCCAAGCACGCCGCGGTTTTCCTGCTGCCGCCTTTGCTCGACGATCCCGAAGAAACGGTGCGTTGGAACGCCGCGCGCCGGTTGCCGAAAAAGCACATTTTGAAATTGCGCGACGATCCGCATCGCGAAGTGCGAATCCGCATCGTCACTTTGCTCGACGATTCCGATCTGGTCCCGATGTTGCAGGACCGCGATTATTACGTCCGCCTTTCGGTGGCGCGGCGACTGGCGCCGGAGCTTCTGGAATGGATGCTGCATGACGAGGAGGCGGAAGTCCGGCGCGTGGTCGCCCAACGCATCCCGCCGGACTGGCTGATGCGCATGGCTGGCGATCCGGAGCCGCGGGTGCGGTTGGAAATCGTCCAGCGGCTTCCGGCCGAGAAGCTCGGCGAGATGCGCGGCGATTCCGACTGGCGCATCCGGCACGAAGTGGCGAGCCGGATCGCGCCGGAGGAGATCGGATCGCTGATCGCGGACGAGGACGAATTGGTGCGTGAGACCGCCTGCGCGCGGGCGTCGGGTGGCGAGAGGCGAAGGAAGGAGGGGCCATTATGA